From a single Microcoleus sp. FACHB-672 genomic region:
- a CDS encoding sensor histidine kinase encodes MRESEAQYRRIVETATEGIWVLDAEGNTNFANQQVAQMLGSTPEEMIGQPLFAFMDEEGKAISLENMERRRQGIKEQHDFKFYRKDGSHLWAIVSTNPIFDRAGNYAGVLKMITDITERKQAESALREREARLRKQTNQLEQAFYKLQQTQSQLVQSEKMSSLGQMVAGVAHEINNPINFIHGNLMYASEYTLSLLELLHLYQLHYPEPLPQIQAKTEAVDLDFLIEDLPKMLSSMSVGTERIRSIVLSLRNFSRLDEAEMKPVNIHEGLDSTLLILQHRLKAGVKNSEIQVIKEYGELPLVECHAGQLNQVFMNLLSNAIDALENVTSPRIITIHTSVGFGEEEQESSIHHHQSPNLDPQFVIIRIADTGIGMSEDVRRRLFDPFFTTKPVGKGTGLGLSISYQIIIEKHAGQLKCISSPGKGAEFVIEIPIHQHSKKPVLFSGV; translated from the coding sequence CTGCGGGAAAGTGAAGCGCAGTATCGCCGCATTGTTGAAACCGCCACAGAGGGAATTTGGGTTTTGGATGCGGAGGGCAATACAAATTTTGCCAATCAGCAAGTCGCTCAAATGCTTGGCAGTACGCCGGAGGAGATGATAGGTCAGCCTTTATTTGCGTTTATGGATGAGGAAGGTAAAGCAATCTCGCTGGAGAATATGGAGCGCCGCCGGCAAGGAATTAAAGAACAGCATGATTTTAAGTTCTATCGTAAAGATGGCTCTCATCTGTGGGCAATTGTGTCTACGAATCCCATCTTTGATCGAGCGGGAAACTATGCCGGTGTTTTAAAAATGATTACTGACATCACCGAACGCAAGCAGGCAGAATCTGCGTTGCGGGAACGTGAAGCGCGGTTGAGGAAGCAAACCAATCAGCTTGAACAAGCTTTCTACAAACTGCAACAGACCCAAAGCCAATTGGTTCAGAGTGAAAAAATGTCTTCTCTAGGACAAATGGTGGCGGGTGTCGCTCACGAAATTAACAATCCTATTAATTTTATTCACGGTAATCTAATGTACGCCAGTGAGTACACCCTAAGCTTGTTGGAATTGCTGCATCTTTACCAGTTACACTATCCCGAGCCATTGCCACAAATTCAAGCCAAAACAGAAGCTGTGGATCTGGATTTCCTTATAGAAGACCTTCCAAAAATGCTTTCTTCGATGTCTGTAGGAACTGAGCGTATTCGCTCAATTGTCCTGTCATTGCGAAACTTCTCGCGACTGGATGAAGCAGAAATGAAGCCGGTGAACATTCATGAAGGTCTCGACAGTACGCTGCTAATTTTGCAACACCGACTTAAGGCTGGGGTTAAAAATTCTGAAATTCAGGTGATCAAAGAATATGGTGAATTGCCTTTAGTGGAGTGCCATGCCGGCCAGTTGAATCAAGTGTTTATGAATCTCCTTAGCAATGCAATTGATGCTTTAGAAAATGTGACTTCCCCACGAATCATTACGATTCATACTTCAGTGGGGTTTGGCGAGGAGGAACAGGAATCTTCAATCCATCATCACCAATCCCCAAATCTAGATCCCCAGTTTGTGATCATTCGCATTGCTGACACCGGCATCGGCATGAGTGAGGATGTGCGCCGACGTCTGTTCGATCCGTTCTTTACGACTAAACCTGTTGGCAAAGGCACAGGATTGGGATTGTCGATCAGCTATCAGATTATCATTGAGAAACACGCGGGTCAGTTGAAGTGTATTTCGTCCCCAGGCAAAGGCGCGGAGTTTGTCATAGAAATTCCCATTCACCAACATTCTAAAAAGCCGGTTTTATTTTCGGGAGTCTAA
- a CDS encoding DUF2358 domain-containing protein yields MLKDQRQVEEVIETLKKDLPTLFEKDISYDIYTNDILFKDPVNTFKWKFNYRIIFWTLRFHSRLFFTKIYFDLHEVDWVTEETILAKWTVRGVLRVPWKARVFFNGYSTYKLNKDALIYEHIDTWDREPKEILKQFMQPGKDGEDSSN; encoded by the coding sequence GTGCTTAAAGATCAGCGACAGGTAGAAGAAGTGATTGAAACACTCAAAAAAGACTTACCAACGCTTTTTGAGAAAGATATTTCTTACGATATCTATACAAATGATATTTTATTTAAAGATCCAGTTAACACTTTTAAATGGAAATTCAACTATCGGATTATATTTTGGACATTGCGATTTCACAGCCGGCTATTTTTTACAAAAATCTACTTCGATCTTCATGAAGTTGATTGGGTAACCGAGGAGACCATTCTGGCAAAGTGGACAGTCCGCGGCGTGTTGAGAGTTCCCTGGAAAGCTCGCGTATTTTTCAACGGTTACTCGACTTACAAACTCAACAAAGATGCCCTGATCTACGAACACATCGACACATGGGATCGTGAACCCAAAGAAATTTTAAAACAGTTCATGCAACCGGGAAAAGATGGAGAAGACTCAAGCAACTGA
- a CDS encoding sulfite exporter TauE/SafE family protein — translation MSNLLIQLLLIGLVAGVAGGMFGIGGGAIMVPAMVLLLSLDQKLATGTSLAAQVLPIGILGAIVYHRNNNLNIKHAIIIAIGLVIGNLFGALFANQPYISSELMKKLYGLFLFLIGFRYLFPNLFTR, via the coding sequence ATGTCTAACCTTTTGATTCAATTGCTACTAATTGGTTTAGTTGCCGGTGTCGCCGGCGGAATGTTCGGCATCGGCGGCGGCGCAATTATGGTGCCGGCAATGGTACTCCTATTAAGCCTCGATCAAAAATTAGCCACCGGCACATCTCTAGCCGCCCAGGTATTACCGATTGGAATTCTCGGTGCAATTGTCTACCATCGCAACAACAACCTGAATATTAAACACGCGATTATCATTGCCATTGGCTTAGTAATTGGCAATCTCTTCGGCGCACTTTTTGCTAATCAGCCATACATTAGCAGCGAACTCATGAAAAAACTCTATGGCCTATTTTTATTCCTCATAGGATTCCGGTATTTATTTCCCAACTTATTTACTCGCTAA
- a CDS encoding HhoA/HhoB/HtrA family serine endopeptidase, with protein sequence MSKINLMDTSTSKTEASSKFSWKQPAIYLLLVLMGAGGTFLGTRFIKANPQLFAGSTAKQTQQFKSLAPLQTETAAVESLPPADVDSNFIVAAVEKVGPAVVRIDASRTVSRSRSDMFEDPIFRRFFGRNQPQPPQQRRVEQGVGSGFALSEDGHIITNAHVIDGADTVEVTLKDGRTFTGKVLGEDPVTDVAVVKIQALNLPAVTIGDSALLQPGEWAIAIGNPLGLDNTVTAGIISATERSSNQVGVPDKRVGFIQTDAAINPGNSGGPLLNAAGEVIGMNTAIISGAQGLGFAIPINSVQEIAQQLISKGKVEHPYLGIEMIALTPEIRKEINAEPSSGIRVETDQGVLISRIAEDAPAAKAGLRAGDVIQKIDNQPITKAETVQQLVRASKLGSPLQVEINRNGKTLKLEVKPGPMPVQPE encoded by the coding sequence ATGTCCAAAATCAATCTGATGGATACTTCAACCAGCAAGACTGAGGCATCAAGCAAATTTTCGTGGAAGCAGCCGGCAATTTACTTACTGCTGGTGCTGATGGGAGCCGGTGGCACGTTCTTGGGCACGCGTTTTATCAAAGCTAACCCGCAGTTATTTGCCGGCTCAACGGCGAAACAAACTCAACAGTTCAAGAGTTTAGCTCCTCTGCAAACAGAGACTGCTGCAGTTGAGTCCTTGCCACCGGCTGATGTGGATTCTAATTTTATTGTGGCGGCAGTTGAGAAAGTGGGTCCGGCTGTGGTGCGGATTGATGCCTCCCGAACCGTAAGCCGATCACGCTCAGATATGTTTGAAGATCCCATTTTTCGCCGATTTTTTGGCCGAAATCAACCGCAACCTCCTCAGCAGCGACGCGTTGAGCAGGGCGTTGGCTCTGGTTTTGCCCTCAGTGAGGATGGCCATATTATCACGAACGCTCATGTGATTGATGGTGCGGATACGGTGGAGGTGACACTCAAGGATGGGCGCACGTTCACCGGCAAGGTACTGGGGGAAGATCCGGTGACTGATGTGGCGGTGGTTAAGATTCAAGCCCTTAACTTGCCGGCGGTGACGATCGGAGATTCCGCGCTGCTACAGCCGGGGGAATGGGCCATCGCCATCGGCAATCCTTTGGGGTTAGACAATACGGTGACAGCCGGCATTATTAGCGCGACTGAACGATCTAGCAATCAAGTGGGCGTGCCTGATAAGCGGGTTGGCTTTATTCAAACCGATGCTGCGATTAATCCCGGAAATTCTGGCGGACCACTGCTGAATGCTGCCGGTGAGGTGATTGGCATGAACACGGCTATCATTAGTGGGGCGCAAGGGCTGGGTTTTGCGATTCCGATTAACTCGGTGCAAGAAATTGCCCAGCAGCTGATCAGCAAAGGCAAAGTTGAACATCCCTATCTTGGCATTGAGATGATTGCCTTGACGCCGGAAATTAGAAAAGAAATTAACGCTGAACCCAGTAGTGGCATTCGCGTAGAAACCGACCAAGGTGTTTTAATCAGTCGGATTGCTGAGGATGCACCGGCAGCTAAAGCGGGGTTGCGGGCCGGCGATGTGATCCAAAAGATTGACAATCAGCCCATTACTAAGGCAGAAACCGTGCAACAGTTGGTACGAGCCAGCAAGCTCGGTAGCCCCCTGCAAGTTGAAATTAACCGTAATGGGAAGACGTTGAAACTGGAGGTAAAACCCGGCCCAATGCCGGTGCAACCTGAGTAG
- a CDS encoding glycoside hydrolase family 10 protein codes for MEIRGVWLTNTDSKVLRSKKNIAEAMKFLAETGFNMVFPVVWNKAHTLYPSQVMRETFGVEIDPLYQGRDPLAELIEEASRYNLAVIPWFEYGFASSYNLGGGHLLAKKPEWAARDYAGNLLKKNGFEWMNALDPQVQDFMLSLVLEVVRNYDINGIHGDDRLPAFPCEGGYDPGTIERYCQTFNQNPPQNPKDPQWVQWRADILTNFLAHLYQEVKAIKPDILVSMAPNIYKWCLNEYLQDSKAWLDQELTDLIHPQVYRRDFYSYKDIIDRLVREQFTADQLSKVSPGILIKVGSYRITPEYLIQAINYNRSVGIGGEILFFYEGLREDNDALAKALREGPYAKPASEDSIPVQQRLAGMNLSPAPSFQSRLSTNFQRLLTFVQNRFNSKS; via the coding sequence ATGGAAATACGCGGTGTTTGGCTGACCAATACGGATAGTAAAGTTTTGCGCTCAAAGAAAAACATTGCGGAAGCGATGAAATTTCTAGCAGAAACGGGATTTAATATGGTTTTTCCCGTTGTTTGGAATAAAGCGCACACCTTGTATCCCAGTCAAGTGATGAGGGAAACTTTTGGAGTGGAAATCGATCCCCTTTACCAAGGGCGTGATCCTTTAGCCGAACTCATTGAAGAGGCAAGCCGGTATAACCTAGCAGTGATTCCTTGGTTTGAATACGGTTTTGCCAGTTCTTACAACTTAGGCGGGGGTCATCTGCTAGCCAAAAAACCCGAATGGGCAGCCCGTGACTATGCCGGCAACCTGTTGAAAAAAAACGGTTTTGAGTGGATGAATGCCCTCGATCCGCAAGTGCAAGATTTTATGCTCAGTTTAGTGCTGGAAGTGGTGAGAAACTACGACATCAACGGGATTCACGGAGATGATCGACTGCCGGCATTTCCCTGTGAAGGGGGATACGATCCGGGCACAATTGAACGCTACTGCCAAACATTTAATCAAAATCCGCCGCAAAACCCAAAAGATCCCCAATGGGTGCAATGGCGTGCTGATATTCTCACCAACTTTTTAGCGCATCTTTATCAAGAGGTGAAAGCCATTAAACCAGATATTCTGGTGTCAATGGCTCCTAATATTTATAAATGGTGTTTAAATGAATATTTGCAAGATTCCAAAGCTTGGCTTGATCAAGAATTAACGGATTTGATTCACCCCCAAGTTTATCGCCGCGACTTTTACAGCTACAAAGATATTATTGACCGGCTGGTGCGTGAGCAATTTACAGCGGATCAGTTATCGAAGGTTTCCCCAGGCATTTTAATTAAGGTGGGTTCATACCGCATTACTCCTGAATACCTTATCCAAGCTATCAATTACAATCGCTCAGTTGGCATTGGAGGGGAAATTTTGTTTTTCTACGAAGGTTTGCGAGAGGATAACGATGCTTTAGCCAAAGCATTGCGAGAAGGACCCTATGCAAAGCCGGCCTCTGAAGACTCTATTCCCGTGCAGCAGCGTCTTGCCGGCATGAATCTGTCTCCCGCGCCAAGCTTTCAAAGTCGCCTTTCAACCAACTTTCAACGATTGCTTACATTCGTTCAAAATCGCTTCAATAGCAAAAGCTAG
- a CDS encoding tetratricopeptide repeat protein — MANTNDDSDIELELEQMRRELAKPEPITSNQNPASIASNQNHTLVTNTQNAEPIASNQNIELYPQKLYTSSYIAIGLLIVGVGAGFFTLYKAQQWTLAKSQTVIAKVETVKNSPDINSLTNAEQSLTETIAILEKMPNAPGFPYKQAQADLVKLRGLQSIVGVNFLAAENLKNAEKLAMEAAILVQKPPHPVKVWYEAKQKWQMALLLVKTIPVSTSVAEIAQQKLPAYRSNYEIISKRFATAQQAADFNNRGVLKLEKAEYRRALEYFTQAVSLNSSIAESYFGRGIAYSALGNNQKAVQEYNQVIKLNANYSQAYFNRALAQYVLGNKQQTVSDLSETIRVEPNHARAYLERGSLRYELGIQEKGIEDLQKASELFSQQGDTKNLQQAEKLISQWQGTAEPAAVAVSDAELEDSELDECEDAWQSHSPALSCYLPSVDITNRRDRQPLNTGSTNILPKTQSDAGNTETSIRTPSRSRGGSFSRSRRR, encoded by the coding sequence ATGGCTAACACAAATGACGACTCCGATATCGAGTTAGAGTTAGAGCAAATGCGGCGGGAACTCGCAAAACCTGAGCCAATTACAAGCAATCAGAATCCCGCGTCAATTGCAAGTAATCAGAATCATACGTTAGTTACAAATACTCAGAATGCTGAGCCAATTGCAAGCAATCAGAATATCGAACTCTACCCACAAAAACTCTACACTTCATCATATATTGCAATCGGCCTTTTAATTGTTGGGGTGGGTGCCGGCTTCTTCACCTTATATAAAGCACAGCAGTGGACGCTCGCTAAATCCCAAACCGTAATAGCGAAGGTGGAAACTGTTAAGAATAGTCCTGATATCAATTCGCTGACAAATGCAGAGCAATCTTTGACAGAAACAATTGCCATTTTAGAAAAGATGCCCAATGCGCCTGGATTTCCCTACAAACAAGCTCAAGCGGATCTAGTTAAGCTGAGAGGACTGCAAAGCATTGTTGGGGTAAATTTTTTAGCAGCAGAAAATCTAAAAAATGCTGAAAAACTAGCGATGGAAGCTGCTATTTTGGTGCAAAAGCCACCGCATCCGGTGAAAGTTTGGTATGAAGCGAAGCAGAAATGGCAAATGGCGCTTCTCCTCGTTAAAACGATTCCCGTAAGTACATCTGTGGCAGAAATCGCTCAGCAGAAGTTGCCGGCTTACCGTTCTAATTACGAGATAATCAGCAAAAGATTTGCAACTGCTCAGCAGGCAGCAGACTTTAATAACCGAGGGGTTCTTAAACTTGAAAAAGCGGAGTATCGGCGAGCTTTAGAATATTTTACGCAAGCAGTAAGTCTGAATTCCAGCATCGCTGAGTCTTACTTCGGGCGGGGAATTGCGTATTCGGCTTTGGGAAATAATCAGAAAGCCGTTCAAGAATACAACCAGGTTATTAAACTGAATGCTAACTATAGTCAAGCATATTTTAATCGCGCTTTGGCGCAATATGTCTTAGGAAATAAACAACAGACAGTATCTGATTTAAGTGAAACAATCCGCGTTGAGCCAAACCATGCTAGAGCTTACCTGGAACGAGGTTCGCTGCGTTATGAGCTAGGAATTCAGGAAAAAGGAATTGAAGACTTACAGAAAGCCTCAGAACTTTTTTCTCAGCAGGGAGATACCAAGAATCTGCAACAAGCTGAAAAATTAATTAGCCAGTGGCAAGGAACTGCTGAACCGGCTGCTGTTGCAGTAAGTGATGCAGAATTAGAGGATTCTGAGTTAGATGAATGCGAGGACGCGTGGCAAAGCCATTCCCCGGCACTCTCCTGTTATCTTCCATCAGTTGATATTACTAATCGGCGTGACCGGCAACCGTTAAATACTGGTTCTACTAATATTCTTCCTAAAACTCAAAGTGATGCCGGCAATACTGAAACCTCAATTCGTACGCCTTCTCGCAGCCGTGGCGGTAGCTTTAGCCGTAGCAGAAGAAGATAA
- a CDS encoding acyltransferase family protein, with amino-acid sequence MNKQLYFQKLDALRGIASLYVLLHNLVYGLVGLNLISPKFKIFFAAGQEAVILFFLLSGFVIYISFYKNPHINFKGFFIKRFKRIYFILLISLIISIFISAFNGNLAQRFSERELIGNLLFLQDFGRVKPGNLVDPFLGNLPLWSLSYEWWFYMMFFIAYTVLPKNKNRIYLVLTLSAISYVIFMIHPNHLCLISAYFILWWSGVEAATIFTTYKRFTYNHLQPIFISLILMSLLATLPLQGAEELRFGYYPFLVLRHFLAALLLMFLGWIWYINKLFMFDKLLGVFAKISPISYALYIFHYPILVQWHLRPYIPNYWLEYSLKFVVLIGLAYLTEIKLQSRIYRWIK; translated from the coding sequence ATGAATAAACAATTATATTTCCAAAAACTAGACGCGCTGCGAGGAATTGCATCGTTATATGTCCTGCTTCATAATCTTGTTTACGGGTTAGTTGGCCTTAACTTAATTTCGCCAAAATTTAAAATATTTTTTGCTGCCGGCCAAGAAGCGGTGATTTTATTTTTTTTATTAAGCGGATTTGTGATTTACATTTCATTTTATAAAAATCCACATATCAATTTCAAAGGATTTTTTATTAAAAGATTTAAAAGAATTTATTTTATATTGCTCATTTCTTTAATTATTTCTATTTTTATTTCAGCTTTTAATGGTAATTTAGCACAAAGATTTTCTGAGAGAGAATTAATCGGAAATTTATTATTTCTCCAAGATTTTGGCCGGGTAAAGCCAGGAAATTTGGTTGACCCTTTTTTGGGTAATCTTCCATTATGGTCTTTATCCTATGAATGGTGGTTTTACATGATGTTTTTTATAGCTTATACAGTTTTACCTAAAAACAAAAATAGAATTTATTTGGTTTTAACACTTTCGGCAATTTCTTACGTAATTTTTATGATTCACCCCAACCATTTATGTTTAATTTCTGCTTATTTTATTCTTTGGTGGTCGGGAGTGGAAGCGGCTACCATCTTCACAACTTATAAAAGATTCACGTACAATCATCTACAACCTATATTTATTTCGTTGATTTTAATGTCACTTTTGGCTACACTTCCATTGCAAGGGGCAGAAGAACTTAGATTCGGTTATTATCCATTTTTAGTATTACGTCATTTTCTTGCGGCTTTATTATTAATGTTTCTTGGCTGGATTTGGTATATAAACAAATTGTTTATGTTTGATAAATTGTTAGGAGTCTTTGCAAAAATCTCTCCTATTTCTTACGCACTTTATATTTTCCATTATCCAATTTTAGTGCAGTGGCACCTCCGACCGTACATCCCTAATTATTGGCTGGAATACAGTTTAAAATTTGTTGTGCTGATCGGGCTGGCATATTTAACAGAAATTAAACTACAGTCCAGAATTTATCGGTGGATTAAATAA
- the def gene encoding peptide deformylase, whose translation MSDLLEISQLGDPILRRQAQPIENVHDEHIQKLIDRLIFTAGKANGVGIAAPQVAESYRLFIVASRPTIRYPNAPVMEPTAILNPQIIAHSAEVVKDWEGCLSIPGIRGLVPRYQAIEVEYTTRDGKLCRQTLSDFVARIFQHEFDHLNGIVFVDRVESTLEIVTEQEYQKLIV comes from the coding sequence ATGAGCGACTTACTGGAAATCTCTCAACTAGGCGATCCCATCCTGCGCCGGCAAGCTCAGCCAATCGAAAATGTTCACGATGAACACATTCAAAAACTGATTGATCGCTTAATTTTTACTGCCGGTAAAGCGAATGGCGTAGGAATTGCCGCGCCCCAAGTGGCAGAATCTTACCGCTTGTTTATTGTGGCATCGCGCCCAACGATAAGATATCCCAATGCGCCGGTGATGGAACCAACAGCAATACTGAATCCCCAGATTATTGCTCACTCCGCTGAAGTTGTGAAGGATTGGGAAGGATGTTTAAGTATTCCGGGGATTCGGGGATTGGTTCCGAGATATCAAGCGATTGAAGTTGAATACACCACTCGGGATGGCAAACTGTGCCGGCAAACATTAAGCGATTTTGTTGCCCGAATTTTTCAGCACGAATTCGATCATCTCAACGGCATCGTGTTTGTTGATCGGGTAGAGAGTACGCTAGAGATTGTCACAGAGCAAGAATACCAGAAACTGATTGTTTAG
- the argS gene encoding arginine--tRNA ligase, producing the protein MNSTLEQLKTRFNQAFIAAFGDEMAGTDAMLVPASNPKFGDYQSNAAMSLAKKLGQKPREIADKLVQNLQIADFCEPPEVAGPGFINLTLKPAYLETQLMAIQGDSRLGIPKAKTPLRVVVDFSSPNIAKEMHVGHLRSTIIGDCIARILEFKGHDVLRLNHVGDWGTQFGMLIAYLREVSPEALTTANALDLGDLVAFYKKAKQRFDSDEAFKEIAKQEVVKLQAGAEDTRHAWQLLCEQSRREFQVIYDLLDICLTERGESFYNPLLPAVVEDLEKSGLLVEDAGAKCVFLEGFKNTEGNPLPLIVKKSDGGYNYATTDLAALRYRIQQDEADRLIYITDAGQSNHFAQFFQVARRADWIPDNVEIVHVPFGLVLGEDGKKLKTRSGETVRLRDLLDEAVIRARADLETRIKEEEREETEEFIANVAQIVGLSAVKYADLSQNRTSNYIFSYDKMLTLQGNTAPYMLYAYVRVQGISRKGNIDFDNLGAGGKILLQEETELALAKHLLQLDEVISIVEVDLLPNRLCQYLFELSQKFNQFYDRCSVLQAEEPQRTSRLMLCDLTAYTLKMGLYLLGIRVLDRM; encoded by the coding sequence ATGAACTCCACCCTCGAACAGCTCAAAACCCGCTTCAACCAAGCCTTCATCGCCGCCTTTGGGGACGAAATGGCCGGCACAGACGCCATGCTTGTCCCTGCCAGCAATCCGAAATTTGGCGACTATCAATCGAATGCGGCGATGTCCCTGGCAAAGAAATTGGGGCAAAAGCCGCGTGAGATCGCAGACAAACTCGTTCAAAATTTGCAAATCGCCGACTTTTGCGAACCGCCAGAAGTTGCCGGTCCTGGTTTTATCAATCTCACCCTCAAGCCGGCTTATCTGGAAACCCAGTTGATGGCAATTCAGGGAGATAGCCGGCTGGGAATTCCCAAGGCGAAAACACCCCTGCGCGTGGTGGTGGATTTTTCTAGTCCCAATATTGCCAAAGAAATGCACGTCGGGCATTTGCGTTCCACCATTATCGGTGATTGCATCGCCCGAATTTTAGAATTTAAAGGTCATGATGTTCTGCGGCTGAATCATGTCGGGGATTGGGGGACTCAATTTGGAATGCTGATCGCGTACCTGCGGGAAGTTTCTCCAGAGGCGCTGACAACGGCAAATGCTCTCGATTTAGGCGATCTAGTTGCTTTTTATAAGAAAGCAAAACAGCGGTTTGATAGCGATGAAGCCTTTAAAGAAATCGCCAAACAAGAAGTGGTGAAACTGCAAGCCGGTGCCGAAGATACCCGCCACGCTTGGCAGCTTTTATGTGAGCAATCGCGGCGTGAATTTCAAGTAATTTATGACTTGCTAGATATCTGTTTAACGGAACGGGGCGAATCGTTCTATAATCCCTTGCTGCCGGCAGTCGTGGAAGATTTAGAGAAGTCAGGATTGCTGGTGGAAGATGCCGGGGCAAAATGTGTTTTCTTAGAAGGATTTAAGAACACAGAAGGCAATCCTTTACCCTTAATTGTCAAAAAATCCGATGGCGGCTATAACTACGCCACAACCGATTTAGCAGCCCTGCGCTACCGGATTCAACAAGATGAGGCAGATCGGCTCATATATATTACCGATGCCGGCCAATCTAACCACTTCGCTCAATTCTTTCAAGTTGCTAGACGTGCCGATTGGATTCCAGATAATGTTGAAATTGTTCATGTTCCCTTTGGATTAGTATTAGGAGAAGATGGCAAAAAATTAAAAACTCGTTCTGGGGAAACCGTGCGGCTGCGGGATTTATTAGATGAAGCAGTAATTCGCGCCCGTGCAGATTTAGAAACCCGAATCAAAGAAGAAGAACGCGAGGAAACTGAAGAATTTATTGCCAATGTCGCCCAAATCGTGGGATTAAGTGCCGTTAAGTATGCCGATTTGAGTCAAAATCGCACCAGCAACTACATTTTTAGCTATGACAAAATGCTGACGTTACAGGGCAATACTGCCCCTTATATGCTCTATGCTTATGTCCGAGTGCAAGGGATTAGCCGCAAGGGTAATATTGATTTTGACAATTTAGGTGCCGGTGGAAAAATTCTGTTGCAAGAAGAAACAGAACTAGCCTTAGCGAAGCATTTACTTCAACTGGACGAAGTTATCAGTATCGTAGAAGTTGATTTACTGCCAAACCGGCTGTGTCAATATCTTTTTGAACTTAGCCAAAAATTCAATCAATTTTATGATCGGTGTTCTGTCTTGCAAGCAGAAGAACCGCAGCGAACTTCTCGCTTAATGCTGTGCGATTTGACAGCTTACACGCTAAAAATGGGATTGTACTTGCTAGGAATTCGAGTATTAGATCGGATGTGA
- a CDS encoding GH1 family beta-glucosidase — protein sequence MALKKFPEKFLWGAASAAYQIEGAWNEDGKGESIWDRFTHRQHTILNSGNGDITCNHYHQMPEDVALMKELGLQSYRFSISWSRVIPQGYGNINEKGIDFYNRLVDKLLEAGIVPNITLNHWDLPQAIQDAGGWPNRDITDWFAEYAGLMFSRLGDRVTLWSTHNEPWVAAFFGYGFGNFAPGIADFSQAYQTAHHLLLAHGKALQVFRQGGYQGELGIVLNFSHFEPATHNEADIAACRRIYENTISLFLEPLFKGRYPEMLFEWIGSHAPKVQDGDMAIISQPIDFLGVNYYFTDAISFTPWGGLLKYDSKPISASGWGKTEMGWGINPAGFKAVLLDIKENYGNPKIYITENGCALKDTPDTNGFVSDPNRINFLRAHFLAAHDAIEEGVNLHGYYIWTLMDNFEWAHGYKPRFGLVRVEYETGKRIPKQSAKWYSEVIAGNGFQE from the coding sequence ATGGCCTTAAAAAAATTCCCAGAAAAATTCTTGTGGGGTGCAGCAAGCGCTGCCTATCAGATAGAAGGTGCCTGGAATGAAGATGGTAAAGGCGAAAGTATTTGGGATCGCTTCACCCACCGGCAGCATACCATTCTCAACAGTGGCAACGGCGATATAACTTGCAATCATTATCATCAAATGCCTGAAGACGTAGCCCTAATGAAAGAATTAGGGTTGCAAAGTTATCGCTTCTCAATCTCTTGGTCGAGAGTAATCCCGCAAGGATACGGAAATATCAACGAAAAAGGCATCGACTTCTACAACCGGTTGGTCGATAAATTATTAGAAGCCGGCATCGTCCCCAACATCACCCTCAACCACTGGGATTTGCCCCAAGCCATTCAAGATGCTGGCGGCTGGCCAAACCGCGATATCACCGATTGGTTTGCCGAATATGCCGGCTTGATGTTTAGTCGGCTGGGAGATCGAGTAACCTTGTGGTCTACTCACAACGAACCTTGGGTAGCGGCTTTTTTCGGCTACGGCTTCGGCAATTTTGCCCCAGGAATTGCAGATTTTTCCCAAGCCTACCAGACTGCCCATCACCTGTTACTAGCTCACGGCAAAGCATTGCAGGTGTTTCGCCAAGGCGGTTATCAGGGCGAACTTGGCATTGTGTTGAACTTCTCCCATTTTGAGCCGGCAACCCATAACGAAGCAGATATCGCAGCCTGCCGGCGAATTTATGAGAACACTATCAGCTTATTCTTGGAACCACTATTCAAAGGGCGTTACCCAGAAATGCTGTTTGAGTGGATCGGTTCCCACGCACCAAAAGTGCAAGACGGCGACATGGCAATCATTAGCCAGCCGATCGACTTTTTGGGAGTCAATTATTACTTCACAGATGCCATTTCTTTTACCCCTTGGGGCGGATTGCTCAAATATGATTCCAAACCCATCTCAGCATCAGGTTGGGGTAAAACTGAAATGGGCTGGGGGATCAATCCTGCCGGTTTTAAAGCCGTTTTACTTGATATCAAAGAAAACTACGGCAATCCCAAAATCTACATTACTGAGAACGGTTGCGCCCTCAAAGATACACCCGACACAAACGGTTTTGTGAGCGATCCCAACCGGATAAATTTTCTTCGCGCCCACTTTCTGGCAGCCCACGATGCGATTGAAGAAGGTGTTAATTTACATGGCTACTACATTTGGACTCTGATGGATAATTTTGAGTGGGCACACGGATACAAGCCACGTTTCGGCTTAGTACGAGTGGAATATGAAACAGGCAAACGCATCCCCAAACAGAGTGCTAAATGGTACAGCGAAGTGATTGCCGGCAACGGATTTCAGGAGTGA